One stretch of Fretibacterium sp. OH1220_COT-178 DNA includes these proteins:
- a CDS encoding NUDIX hydrolase has translation MVTNGTTDSERCVSSRRVYEGRILNLRVDEVALANGRAAKREVVEHAAAVGVLALADGGRVLLVRQYRYAVGEETLEICAGLVEEGEDPREAAVREMQEELGVRPERLREIGRFFASPGFCTELLILFLAEGLTPSRLPQDEDEDVSVAEIPLEDIPIRMAEGAFRDSKTYAALAWLMAREGLRPQS, from the coding sequence ATGGTGACGAACGGGACGACGGACTCGGAGCGCTGCGTCTCCAGCCGCCGGGTCTACGAGGGGCGCATCCTGAACCTGAGGGTGGACGAGGTGGCGCTCGCAAACGGCCGGGCGGCGAAGCGCGAGGTCGTGGAACACGCCGCCGCGGTGGGGGTCCTGGCCCTGGCGGACGGCGGCCGTGTCCTCCTGGTGCGCCAATACCGCTACGCCGTCGGGGAGGAGACGCTCGAGATCTGCGCCGGGCTGGTGGAGGAGGGGGAGGACCCGCGGGAGGCAGCGGTGCGCGAGATGCAGGAGGAGCTCGGGGTCCGGCCCGAGCGGCTGCGGGAGATCGGGCGCTTTTTCGCCTCGCCGGGCTTCTGTACGGAGCTGCTGATCCTGTTCCTGGCGGAGGGGCTCACGCCCTCGCGCCTGCCGCAGGACGAGGACGAGGACGTCTCCGTGGCGGAGATTCCCCTTGAGGATATCCCGATCAGGATGGCCGAGGGGGCGTTCCGGGACTCCAAGACCTATGCGGCTCTGGCCTGGCTGATGGCCCGAGAGGGGCTGCGGCCGCAGTCATGA